A stretch of Nitrospirota bacterium DNA encodes these proteins:
- a CDS encoding HD domain-containing protein, with protein sequence MDDLATGVMLMYPVYHESGMLLHSKGDVLTPDHVGLMKKAGIQIVAELGPEDWLEDFLFQCRAAAIPVKDLEVGSTLAYPLSNDKGVLLIEKGVKITEGMKKGLVNRNYVNLYRERSGEERRQHEPEAYLSMIRREMPQPFKVESLKFRDSELLKDDVDLSLETIEKQLQELDLDVRPMGRPLHKELSRKDRARRRTESEIARSFGVYKNCLTHTDKMMRMLKENETFSGSRVGDLCREVIGLLVDDKELLLNFTNLRWQGTYLPSHSINVSILAMNIATALGYNPTQVLEVGYGALLHDIGMLWVPEEIINKKGKLTPYERIEVNKHPYHAVTILRRIRGMPATVPLIVFQVHERLDGGGYTRRYSEDKIHRFAKMISVADVYEALTKPRAYRAAYKPHDAMRLTLQMVYRKEVDADSVRAFLQYISLYPIGSYVRLSDDRVGRVIGANEEDYTRPVLRVMWKGDQPLAESAVVNLMEEKNVRIVEALRSADTAEALFEGF encoded by the coding sequence GTGGATGATCTGGCGACCGGCGTGATGCTGATGTATCCCGTCTATCACGAGAGCGGGATGCTCCTTCATTCGAAGGGCGATGTCCTCACACCCGATCACGTGGGCTTGATGAAGAAAGCCGGGATCCAAATTGTGGCCGAGTTGGGACCGGAGGACTGGCTCGAAGATTTTCTCTTTCAATGCCGGGCGGCGGCGATCCCTGTGAAAGACCTCGAAGTGGGCTCCACACTGGCCTATCCCCTCAGCAACGACAAGGGCGTCCTGTTGATCGAAAAAGGCGTGAAGATCACGGAGGGAATGAAGAAGGGTCTGGTCAATCGCAACTACGTGAATTTGTATCGCGAGCGATCGGGGGAGGAGCGGCGTCAGCACGAGCCGGAAGCCTACCTCTCGATGATCCGCCGGGAAATGCCGCAGCCCTTCAAGGTGGAATCCCTGAAGTTCCGCGACTCCGAACTTCTGAAAGACGACGTCGATCTGAGCCTCGAGACGATCGAGAAGCAGCTCCAGGAACTGGACTTGGACGTGCGTCCGATGGGCCGCCCCCTGCACAAGGAACTCTCGCGGAAGGACCGGGCGCGGCGGCGCACGGAGTCGGAGATCGCGCGGTCGTTCGGGGTCTACAAGAATTGCCTGACCCACACGGACAAGATGATGCGCATGCTCAAGGAGAACGAAACCTTCTCCGGCTCACGCGTGGGTGACCTCTGCCGGGAAGTGATCGGTCTTCTGGTGGACGACAAGGAGCTTCTCCTCAACTTTACCAACCTTCGCTGGCAAGGCACCTATCTGCCGTCCCACAGCATCAACGTGTCCATCTTGGCGATGAACATCGCCACCGCCCTGGGGTACAATCCGACGCAGGTTCTCGAGGTCGGCTACGGCGCCCTCCTTCACGATATCGGCATGCTCTGGGTGCCGGAGGAAATCATCAACAAGAAGGGAAAACTGACGCCCTACGAGCGGATTGAAGTGAACAAGCATCCGTATCACGCGGTGACCATCCTGCGCCGTATCCGCGGCATGCCGGCGACGGTTCCGCTGATCGTCTTCCAGGTGCACGAGCGGCTGGACGGCGGCGGGTATACGCGCCGGTACTCGGAGGACAAAATCCATCGCTTCGCCAAGATGATCAGCGTGGCCGACGTGTACGAGGCGCTCACCAAACCGCGGGCCTACCGGGCGGCCTACAAGCCGCACGACGCCATGCGGCTCACGCTCCAAATGGTCTACCGGAAGGAAGTGGACGCGGACAGCGTTCGCGCCTTTCTCCAGTACATCTCCCTGTATCCTATCGGCAGCTACGTGCGGCTCTCCGACGACCGCGTGGGCCGCGTCATCGGCGCCAATGAGGAAGACTACACGCGTCCCGTTCTCCGTGTCATGTGGAAGGGCGACCAGCCGCTTGCAGAATCGGCCGTGGTCAATCTCATGGAGGAAAAGAACGTTCGGATCGTGGAGGCCCTTAGAAGCGCGGACACGGCCGAGGCGTTGTTCGAAGGGTTTTGA
- a CDS encoding diguanylate cyclase has translation MDPTPVSPDDPELQPFQRDPAATDSADIPPDRRAGTVAHLPVPIQTDSVVRGKGVLVIDDSDPTRQAILAIIKESRLFENHYEAASGAEGVKALQRNEIDLVICDVNMPGIDGLKFLGLARRHFRDIPILMLTTRQDWQTKVKSFDLGASDYVEKGDWSERGPELRARVKTHLELKKSRDQLRELASVDELTRVYNRRHFIEVMEREFSRSVRYQKPISFILLDIDHFKEINDTHGHQVGDMVLKELAGLVQTSLRGSDVVARYGGEEFAIILPETELDGAVAAAEKIRKNVARNPFPGADASLQIKVSLGVANWPRHKVTHIDQLIRVADDALYIAKESGRDKVVVAQA, from the coding sequence ATGGACCCCACCCCCGTCTCACCCGACGATCCTGAACTCCAACCGTTCCAACGTGATCCCGCCGCGACGGACTCCGCAGACATTCCACCGGACCGCCGTGCGGGAACGGTCGCTCATCTCCCCGTCCCCATCCAGACGGACAGCGTGGTCAGGGGCAAGGGCGTCCTCGTCATCGACGACTCCGATCCCACGCGCCAGGCGATCCTTGCCATCATCAAGGAGTCACGCCTGTTCGAAAATCACTACGAAGCCGCCAGCGGAGCCGAAGGCGTGAAGGCCCTCCAGCGGAACGAGATCGACCTCGTCATCTGCGACGTCAACATGCCGGGGATCGACGGATTGAAATTCCTCGGCCTGGCGCGCCGCCATTTCCGCGACATCCCGATCCTGATGCTGACGACCCGGCAGGACTGGCAGACGAAGGTGAAGTCTTTCGATCTCGGCGCCTCCGACTACGTCGAGAAAGGAGACTGGAGCGAGCGGGGACCCGAGCTTCGCGCGCGGGTCAAGACCCATCTCGAACTCAAGAAGAGCCGCGACCAACTCCGCGAACTCGCGAGTGTGGACGAGTTGACGAGGGTGTACAACCGCCGGCACTTCATCGAGGTGATGGAGAGGGAATTCAGCCGCTCCGTCCGCTACCAGAAGCCGATTTCGTTCATTCTGCTGGACATTGACCATTTCAAGGAAATCAACGATACTCACGGCCACCAGGTTGGAGACATGGTGCTGAAAGAACTCGCCGGCCTCGTGCAAACAAGCCTTCGCGGATCGGACGTGGTGGCCCGATACGGCGGTGAAGAGTTCGCCATCATTCTTCCCGAGACCGAACTGGACGGCGCGGTGGCGGCGGCCGAGAAAATACGGAAGAACGTCGCTCGCAATCCCTTTCCGGGCGCCGATGCCTCGCTCCAGATCAAGGTCAGCCTCGGCGTGGCGAATTGGCCCCGCCACAAGGTGACCCACATCGACCAATTGATCCGGGTGGCCGACGACGCGCTGTATATCGCCAAGGAATCCGGGCGCGACAAAGTGGTTGTCGCTCAAGCGTAA
- a CDS encoding zinc ribbon domain-containing protein, which produces MPIYEYRCPSCSHQFEYLQKITDAKSVKCPKCGTRSRRQISNTSFILKGSGWYKTDYASKESKRQRESDSGSTDSGKTESKTKSEPKSQASTPSTGSSSTADSSR; this is translated from the coding sequence ATGCCCATCTACGAATACCGATGCCCTTCATGCTCTCATCAATTCGAGTACCTCCAGAAAATCACCGACGCGAAGAGCGTGAAGTGCCCGAAATGCGGAACGCGTTCGCGGCGGCAAATCTCAAACACTTCCTTCATCCTCAAGGGTAGCGGCTGGTACAAGACCGACTATGCCTCCAAGGAATCGAAGCGCCAGCGCGAGAGCGACTCGGGATCAACCGACTCGGGGAAGACCGAAAGCAAAACAAAGAGCGAGCCCAAGTCCCAGGCGTCGACCCCCTCGACGGGATCCTCCTCCACCGCCGATTCCAGCCGCTGA
- the accC gene encoding acetyl-CoA carboxylase biotin carboxylase subunit: MPSFAEAAGKTFQKVLIANRGEIAVRVIRALREFGIRSVAVFSQADRKALHVLQADEAVEIGPPAPRESYLNTERLLDAAKKTGAQAIHPGYGFLSENEEFAQACADRGITFIGPPPKAIHLMGSKTRARELMAEAGVPIVPGMKKPIDNIEDAKGLAREIGYPVLLKAAGGGGGKGMRIVEKETDFAKLFERATSEAKSAFGRGEVYMEKYVRKPRHIEIQVFADAHGHAVHLGERECSIQRRYQKVVEECPSPFLKADTRRRMGEAAVQAAKAVGYVNAGTVEFVVDPDQNFYFLEMNTRLQVEHPVTELVNRIDLVKAQLGVAAGAALPWTQEDIRPSGWAIECRIYAEDPSKKFFPAPGTISRLHEPSGPWVRVDSGIYEGWTVPVFYDPLLAKLVTWGVDRLDAVGRMKRALGEFDLQGIRHNIPFLLWLMDSARFRAGDLDTHFIDDEFLSKSVNLDNGAGTEMAALAAAVFRHLDRESASAQVAAGNHSGDISPWLVTGRKMALR; this comes from the coding sequence ATGCCGTCATTCGCCGAGGCCGCAGGTAAGACGTTCCAGAAAGTTCTGATTGCCAATCGCGGCGAAATCGCCGTCCGGGTGATCCGCGCGCTGCGCGAATTCGGGATACGGTCGGTGGCCGTATTTTCACAGGCCGACCGCAAGGCTCTCCACGTGCTCCAAGCGGATGAGGCCGTTGAGATCGGCCCGCCCGCCCCCCGCGAAAGCTACCTCAACACCGAGCGACTGCTCGATGCGGCGAAGAAGACGGGGGCGCAGGCCATCCATCCCGGCTATGGCTTTCTGTCGGAGAACGAGGAATTCGCCCAGGCCTGCGCCGACCGGGGGATCACCTTCATCGGCCCCCCCCCCAAGGCCATCCATCTGATGGGATCGAAAACCCGCGCCCGCGAACTCATGGCCGAGGCGGGCGTGCCCATCGTGCCCGGCATGAAGAAGCCCATCGACAACATCGAGGATGCGAAGGGGCTCGCCCGCGAGATCGGCTATCCCGTTCTTCTCAAGGCCGCGGGGGGAGGCGGCGGGAAAGGAATGCGGATCGTGGAGAAAGAGACGGACTTTGCCAAGCTGTTTGAGCGCGCCACCTCCGAGGCGAAATCCGCCTTCGGCCGCGGCGAAGTGTACATGGAGAAGTACGTGCGCAAGCCCCGACACATTGAAATCCAGGTCTTTGCCGACGCTCACGGCCACGCCGTCCACCTGGGCGAGCGCGAGTGCTCGATTCAGAGGCGATACCAGAAGGTCGTCGAGGAATGCCCTTCGCCCTTCCTCAAGGCGGACACGCGCCGCCGCATGGGTGAGGCGGCGGTTCAGGCGGCCAAAGCGGTCGGCTATGTGAACGCGGGAACCGTCGAATTCGTCGTCGATCCGGACCAGAACTTCTATTTCCTCGAAATGAACACCCGCCTTCAGGTGGAGCATCCGGTGACGGAGCTGGTGAATCGAATCGATCTCGTGAAGGCGCAACTCGGTGTGGCGGCCGGAGCCGCCCTGCCTTGGACCCAGGAGGATATCCGCCCTTCCGGTTGGGCCATCGAGTGCCGGATTTACGCCGAGGACCCCTCGAAGAAGTTTTTCCCGGCCCCGGGGACGATCAGCCGGCTGCACGAGCCTTCGGGTCCATGGGTCCGGGTGGACAGCGGCATCTACGAGGGATGGACCGTGCCCGTGTTCTACGATCCGCTTCTCGCGAAACTGGTTACGTGGGGAGTCGACCGGCTGGACGCCGTGGGCCGGATGAAACGCGCCCTGGGCGAGTTCGACCTTCAGGGCATCCGGCACAACATTCCCTTCCTTCTCTGGCTGATGGACAGCGCGCGCTTCCGCGCAGGCGATCTGGATACGCATTTCATCGATGATGAGTTCCTCTCGAAATCCGTCAACCTCGATAACGGCGCCGGGACCGAGATGGCCGCCCTGGCCGCGGCCGTCTTTCGGCACTTGGATCGCGAATCCGCCTCCGCACAGGTCGCCGCGGGAAATCATTCGGGCGATATCAGCCCCTGGTTGGTCACCGGCCGCAAGATGGCTCTGCGTTGA
- a CDS encoding biotin/lipoyl-binding protein: MRYTVFIGGQTHDVDIQRQSERVLHAQVGGRTLALDVSLIDSRTLSLLTQGNSLRYSISGLDNDKVRISHGSHTWDAEVKSGSGGTVHAARRSAKKGRVPVLAPMPGKVLRVLCKEGDRVKAGDCISIIEAMKMENEIKCPKDGLIAKVEAREGDIVDSGETLLIVDDPA; the protein is encoded by the coding sequence ATGCGATACACCGTTTTCATTGGAGGACAAACTCACGACGTCGACATCCAACGGCAGTCCGAACGGGTCCTGCACGCCCAGGTTGGAGGACGCACACTTGCGCTGGATGTTTCTCTGATCGATTCCCGGACGCTCTCCCTCCTCACCCAGGGCAACTCCCTTCGCTACAGCATCTCTGGATTGGATAACGACAAAGTGCGCATTTCCCACGGCAGCCACACCTGGGACGCGGAGGTGAAATCGGGATCGGGGGGGACGGTCCATGCCGCCCGGCGAAGCGCGAAAAAAGGCCGCGTGCCCGTACTGGCTCCGATGCCGGGAAAGGTCCTCCGGGTTCTTTGCAAAGAGGGAGACCGCGTGAAGGCCGGGGATTGCATTTCCATCATCGAGGCCATGAAAATGGAGAACGAGATCAAATGCCCGAAGGACGGATTGATTGCCAAGGTCGAAGCACGCGAGGGCGATATCGTTGATTCCGGCGAGACCCTTCTGATCGTGGACGACCCGGCCTGA
- a CDS encoding methylmalonyl-CoA mutase family protein, translated as MAPEKSGSRIRWEREVYAKAKGKVAERKPVFQTTSGIPIEPVYDDSNVDGTGWANQMGYPGEPPFTRGIQPTMYRSRFWTMRQYAGFGNAAETNKRYHYLLTQGQTGLSVAFDLPTQMGLDPDHPRAAGEVGRVGVSIASLEDMEELFNGIPLDKISTSMTINATASILLALYIAAARKRGIDPKVLRGTVQNDILKEYVARGTYIYPPRPSLRVVADIIEYCSKHVPQWNAISISGYHIREAGATAVQEVAFTFAHAVQYVQTVLDRKLPVDDFAAQLSFFFDVHNNLVEEVAKFRAARTMWARMMKDRFGAQDPKSWTLRFHAQTAGCSLTAQQPMTNVVRVTIQALAAVLGGAQSLHTNAYDEALALPTEESVMLALRTQQVIAHESGVADIIDPLGGSWAVESFTRQIEERAGDLLDRIQEMGGALTAIEKGYIQNQILQSATEYQRLLETKEEIVVGVNAYSSPHAFDKAILKVDPRLEEAQRKRLQRLRKNRDASKAQAALTRLEAAARGMDNLMPPILEAVEAYATVGEISDTLRKVFGEHREIKIV; from the coding sequence ATGGCACCCGAGAAAAGCGGATCTCGAATTCGTTGGGAGAGGGAAGTCTACGCCAAGGCGAAGGGAAAAGTGGCGGAGCGGAAGCCGGTTTTCCAAACGACCTCCGGCATCCCCATCGAGCCCGTCTATGACGATTCCAACGTGGATGGAACTGGATGGGCGAATCAGATGGGGTACCCCGGAGAACCGCCTTTCACGCGCGGAATTCAGCCGACGATGTACCGGAGTCGTTTTTGGACCATGCGCCAGTATGCCGGCTTTGGAAACGCGGCGGAAACCAACAAGCGCTATCACTATTTGCTGACGCAGGGACAGACCGGATTGTCCGTCGCCTTCGACCTGCCCACGCAGATGGGACTCGATCCCGACCACCCGCGCGCCGCGGGAGAGGTCGGTCGCGTAGGCGTAAGCATCGCCAGTCTCGAAGACATGGAGGAGCTTTTCAACGGCATCCCCCTCGACAAGATCAGCACCTCGATGACCATCAATGCCACGGCGTCGATTCTCCTCGCGCTGTACATCGCCGCCGCGAGGAAGCGCGGCATCGACCCGAAGGTCCTGCGGGGAACGGTACAGAACGACATTCTCAAGGAGTACGTGGCGAGGGGCACCTACATCTATCCGCCCCGGCCTTCGCTCCGGGTCGTAGCGGACATCATCGAGTACTGCTCGAAACACGTGCCGCAGTGGAACGCGATCAGCATCAGCGGCTACCACATCCGTGAGGCGGGGGCCACGGCGGTCCAGGAAGTCGCGTTCACCTTTGCCCACGCCGTTCAATACGTCCAAACCGTTTTGGATCGGAAGCTCCCGGTGGATGATTTCGCCGCACAACTCTCGTTTTTCTTCGACGTCCACAACAATCTGGTCGAAGAAGTGGCCAAGTTCCGCGCGGCGCGGACGATGTGGGCCCGAATGATGAAGGACCGATTCGGGGCGCAGGACCCGAAATCGTGGACGCTCCGGTTCCATGCCCAGACGGCGGGCTGTTCCCTCACGGCGCAGCAACCGATGACGAACGTCGTGCGTGTCACGATCCAGGCCCTCGCGGCCGTTCTCGGTGGGGCGCAATCGCTCCACACGAACGCTTACGATGAGGCGCTGGCGCTGCCCACGGAAGAGTCCGTCATGCTCGCGCTGCGCACCCAGCAGGTCATCGCCCACGAAAGCGGCGTGGCGGACATCATCGACCCGCTCGGCGGGAGCTGGGCCGTGGAGTCGTTCACTCGCCAAATCGAGGAGCGGGCCGGCGACCTGTTGGACAGGATTCAGGAAATGGGTGGCGCGCTCACTGCCATCGAAAAAGGATATATCCAGAACCAGATCCTCCAGAGCGCCACGGAGTACCAGAGGCTTCTTGAAACCAAGGAAGAGATTGTGGTCGGCGTGAACGCTTATTCCTCGCCGCACGCCTTCGACAAGGCGATTCTGAAGGTGGATCCGCGATTGGAAGAAGCGCAGAGAAAGAGGCTCCAGAGACTTCGCAAGAATCGCGATGCTTCAAAGGCGCAGGCTGCCCTTACGCGGCTGGAAGCCGCCGCACGGGGCATGGACAACCTGATGCCCCCCATTCTCGAGGCCGTGGAGGCCTACGCCACGGTCGGCGAGATTTCAGATACCTTGCGCAAGGTCTTCGGCGAGCACCGCGAGATCAAGATCGTATAG
- a CDS encoding ATP-binding protein, with amino-acid sequence MISRIEALNYRCLRYLDQGLDRFQVLVGPNASGKSTFLDVLAFMSDLVYFGPYQAVSRRAPELRDLVWMREGEAFELAVEVKLPESRRAMLKNGNYGRARYEIRVGANKENGTITLLSETFWLAPDPDKTTGIYPQKDLFPQPPPPPITIVTETGRKSPPGWKKVVNKVAESGNDYFSSETSAWNNLFRLGPQKCALANLPEDETKFPTATWFKQLLMLGVQTLTLNSAKMSQPCPPGAPKFFLPDGSNLPWAVEILKSRDKQRYSAWLAHVRTALPDLKAIRTVERSEDRSRYLIIEYESGLKVPSWLVSDGTLRMLALTLLAYVADVQQATFLVEEPENGVHPKAVETVYHSLSSVYDAQILLATHSPVVLSIAKPNQVLCFAKNTDGATDVVRGSEHPKLRQWRGETDLGTLFASGVLG; translated from the coding sequence ATGATTTCTAGAATCGAGGCCCTTAACTATCGTTGTCTGCGCTACTTGGATCAGGGTTTGGACAGATTCCAAGTGTTGGTCGGTCCCAACGCAAGCGGCAAATCAACGTTCTTGGACGTACTCGCGTTCATGTCGGATCTGGTCTACTTCGGGCCCTACCAAGCCGTTTCAAGGAGAGCCCCGGAGTTACGCGATCTTGTATGGATGCGCGAAGGTGAAGCATTTGAATTGGCCGTTGAAGTCAAGTTGCCTGAATCGCGAAGGGCGATGCTCAAGAATGGAAACTACGGCCGAGCAAGATACGAAATTCGAGTTGGGGCGAACAAGGAGAATGGCACGATTACACTGCTGAGCGAAACCTTTTGGCTCGCCCCGGATCCGGACAAGACGACCGGAATCTATCCGCAAAAAGACTTGTTTCCTCAGCCCCCGCCGCCCCCAATCACTATCGTCACGGAAACGGGCCGGAAATCACCGCCAGGATGGAAAAAAGTCGTCAACAAAGTCGCGGAATCTGGGAATGATTATTTTTCGTCCGAGACCTCGGCGTGGAACAACCTGTTCCGATTGGGTCCACAGAAATGCGCCCTCGCGAATCTTCCTGAAGATGAAACGAAATTCCCGACGGCAACTTGGTTTAAGCAGCTGCTGATGCTGGGAGTGCAAACACTGACTCTGAACAGCGCCAAGATGAGCCAGCCGTGCCCCCCTGGTGCTCCGAAATTCTTTCTTCCAGATGGATCCAATCTTCCTTGGGCGGTTGAAATCCTCAAGAGCAGGGACAAGCAGAGATACTCGGCGTGGCTGGCTCATGTACGGACTGCACTCCCGGATCTGAAAGCGATCCGAACCGTTGAGAGGAGTGAAGATCGAAGCCGATACTTGATCATTGAGTATGAGAGCGGGCTGAAGGTCCCATCATGGCTCGTTTCAGACGGAACCCTCCGCATGCTCGCACTGACGCTCTTGGCATATGTCGCGGACGTCCAACAGGCAACGTTCTTGGTCGAGGAACCGGAGAATGGTGTGCACCCGAAAGCAGTCGAAACGGTTTACCATTCCCTCTCTTCCGTATATGACGCACAAATCCTCCTGGCAACGCATTCACCCGTTGTGCTGAGCATTGCCAAACCGAATCAGGTCCTCTGTTTTGCCAAGAACACCGATGGCGCTACCGATGTGGTACGGGGCTCTGAACACCCCAAACTCAGGCAGTGGAGAGGAGAGACGGATTTGGGAACGCTCTTTGCGAGCGGCGTTCTCGGGTGA